One segment of Acropora muricata isolate sample 2 chromosome 8, ASM3666990v1, whole genome shotgun sequence DNA contains the following:
- the LOC136925339 gene encoding uncharacterized protein, translating into MVKYKEVDYKAPSTRWPLWVIPFLVVLLLLLIGLFIFITVGAKQSKCLIFDCEQPRDKVMERPAGLSDDVAIPSEEKSDKHGLEMSGENKTERVHHKESFITVHGEVMFDVAPQSLPPNSLLKVKLEDVSLMDVASVILGETLVDLSNYSKTKNLDYSIKSKKPSVHGRYGVSAVLNVGWRADEHSWIKRGDFFTDTSYPVIIKQGVEEYKTDVTLVRYQ; encoded by the coding sequence GTACCCGTTGGCCACTTTGGGTCATCCCATTTCTCGTGgttctacttcttcttctgatcgggctttttatttttatcactgTCGGTGCGAAACAAAGCAAATGCCTGATTTTCGATTGCGAGCAACCGCGAGACAAAGTCATGGAAAGGCCGGCTGGATTAAGCGACGATGTTGCCATTCCCTCAGAGGAGAAGTCTGACAAACATGGGCTCGAAATGAGCGGCGAAAACAAGACGGAAAGGGTCCATCACAAGGAGAGTTTCATCACTGTTCATGGCGAGGTAATGTTTGATGTCGCTCCGCAAAGCCTTCCCCCCAACTCGCTTTTGAAGGTGAAACTTGAGGATGTTTCCTTAATGGATGTCGCATCTGTTATTCTTGGTGAAACTTTGGTAGATCTGTCGAATtacagcaaaacaaagaacctgGACTACTCGATAAAGAGTAAGAAGCCTAGCGTTCACGGAAGATATGGTGTCTCTGCCGTTTTGAACGTGGGTTGGAGAGCGGATGAGCATTCTTGGATCAAAAGAGGAGACTTCTTCACGGACACAAGTTACCCTGTGATAATTAAACAAGGCGTCGAAGAGTACAAAACAGATGTCACATTGGTCCGATACCAGTAG